In a genomic window of Anoxybacter fermentans:
- a CDS encoding metal-dependent hydrolase family protein: protein MLVLRNCRVLDSEKWELTEPINLVIEGDEIKEITHSVPENCESINLDGKVVLPGLIDAHVHTTFTGDPTMYDFDEVGVVIKTAKRLKDYLKDGITTIRDVGSLKQIMTRIRKAVNEGIFIGPNIICCGEFITTTGGHGYEGGRQAEGELELRKAVREQIAHNVDFIKIIGTVGCMEDGIETGTPQYTEEEFRVVVEEAAKFGRKVAVHIGGTKAAIDAINAGAHSIEHGILFEEEAIDLMVEKGVWYVPTLTPPYRMYYDVMEGFPQWMIDKMEKLVKAHFNAFRIAVEKGAKIAAGTDAGTPFNPHGDLRFELKLMVQEGLTPLQAIQAATINGAECLGISDNYGTITPGKKADLIVLEDNPLEDINNLDGLLYVIKHGKIVVDNTR from the coding sequence ATGTTAGTACTCAGGAATTGTAGGGTGTTGGATTCGGAGAAATGGGAATTAACTGAACCTATAAATTTAGTTATTGAAGGAGATGAAATCAAAGAGATTACCCATTCTGTACCTGAAAATTGTGAGTCAATTAATTTAGATGGTAAAGTTGTGTTGCCTGGATTAATTGATGCTCATGTTCACACTACTTTTACTGGTGATCCTACAATGTATGATTTTGATGAGGTGGGTGTGGTAATCAAAACTGCTAAGCGGCTGAAAGATTATCTTAAAGATGGTATTACTACTATTCGTGATGTTGGTAGCTTGAAGCAAATTATGACCAGGATTCGCAAGGCAGTCAATGAAGGAATTTTTATTGGTCCCAACATTATTTGTTGTGGGGAGTTTATAACTACAACAGGAGGACATGGCTATGAAGGTGGTCGCCAGGCTGAAGGTGAACTTGAATTAAGAAAAGCTGTTCGGGAGCAAATAGCCCATAATGTTGATTTTATTAAGATTATAGGTACAGTAGGTTGTATGGAAGATGGCATTGAAACTGGTACACCTCAGTACACAGAAGAGGAGTTTAGAGTAGTAGTTGAAGAAGCAGCAAAATTTGGTCGAAAGGTTGCTGTACATATTGGTGGCACAAAAGCAGCTATTGATGCCATTAATGCTGGTGCACATTCTATTGAGCACGGGATTCTTTTTGAAGAAGAAGCTATTGATTTGATGGTAGAAAAGGGAGTTTGGTATGTACCTACATTAACTCCTCCATATAGAATGTATTATGATGTAATGGAAGGATTCCCTCAATGGATGATAGATAAAATGGAAAAACTTGTAAAAGCTCACTTTAATGCATTTCGCATAGCAGTAGAAAAGGGAGCTAAAATTGCTGCAGGGACGGATGCCGGAACTCCATTTAACCCACATGGTGACTTACGTTTTGAATTAAAGCTTATGGTTCAGGAAGGTTTGACGCCGTTACAGGCAATTCAGGCTGCTACGATCAATGGTGCTGAATGTCTAGGTATTTCTGATAATTATGGTACAATTACTCCTGGTAAAAAAGCTGATTTGATCGTTTTAGAGGATAATCCTTTAGAAGATATAAACAATCTGGATGGTCTCTTATATGTTATAAAGCATGGTAAAATTGTAGTAGATAATACCCGGTAA
- a CDS encoding D-glycero-alpha-D-manno-heptose-1,7-bisphosphate 7-phosphatase, with protein MSKKAVFLDRDGVINDNSRHVNKPEDLILYPWTASSIQQLKKAGYLVFIVTNQGGIEMGYFTEKDLKAIHDHLETILKADNTCIDGIAYCPHFHQPCDCRKPKPGMILTLAKKHRIDLKVSWMVGDRDIDIQAGKAAGCRTIKLGKQDPNADYCCKNLRQAVDYILRQT; from the coding sequence ATGAGTAAAAAAGCCGTATTTTTAGATCGAGACGGCGTAATCAATGATAATTCCAGACATGTAAATAAACCTGAAGATTTAATTCTCTATCCCTGGACAGCATCATCCATACAGCAACTTAAAAAAGCTGGATATCTGGTTTTCATAGTCACCAACCAGGGAGGGATCGAGATGGGTTATTTTACAGAGAAGGATTTAAAAGCTATTCATGATCATTTGGAAACCATCCTGAAAGCAGACAATACCTGTATAGACGGTATTGCCTATTGTCCTCATTTTCACCAACCCTGTGATTGTCGTAAACCAAAACCTGGAATGATTCTTACTTTAGCTAAAAAGCATAGAATTGATTTAAAAGTATCCTGGATGGTGGGGGATCGGGATATAGATATCCAGGCTGGAAAAGCTGCTGGATGCCGAACCATCAAATTAGGTAAACAGGACCCCAATGCTGATTATTGCTGTAAAAACCTTAGACAGGCAGTAGATTACATACTGAGACAGACCTGA